The Candidatus Palauibacter scopulicola DNA segment AGATCGGGCTCCGCCTGGCACGCCGCCAGCACGAGGAGGAAGGCAATCCACGCGACCGGGCGGCCACGTGCGGGCCGTCCCCCGGAACAGCTCGCGGAACGGCTCGCGGCCGCGCTCACTGGTCGGAGGTCGCGGACGGACGGAGCCACTGCTCCCACCATTCGAGTTGGACCCACATCCGGTGCACCATGCGCCACGGCGTCCATCCCCCGTGGTAGGAGTCGGGATAGCGCACGAACTTCGCGGGCACCTGCTGCTTCCGCAGCGCCACGTACATCTGCTCCGCCTCTTCGATCGGGACCCGGTGGTCCGATTCTCCATGGACAAAGAGGGTCGGCGTCGTGACCCCCTTCGCGTGGATGATGGGAGAAGAACGCAGGAGGTGCTCAAGTCCCCGTTCCTCCCAGGGCGGGCCGTAGAACTCGCTCTCCTTCGTACGCGGGATGTCCGCCACGGCGTAGTCGCTGACCCAGTTCGAGATCGAAGCCCCGGCGATGGCGGCGGCGAAGCGGTCCGTCTGCGTGATGACCCAGTTCGTGAGAAATCCCCCGTAGGAATAGCCGGTCGCGCCCATGCGCGCGGTGTCGATCTCGTAGCGTTCGATCGCGTGGTCGACGCCCGCCATCACGTCGTCGTAATCGTTGAACCCCCAGCCGCCCCACGTCCCCCAGCGGAAGTCCTCTCCGTATCCGGTCGAGGCCCGCGGGTTCGTGAACAGCACCATGTAGCCCTGCGCCGCAAGGAGCTGCTGGTCGAACGAGAACGTGTTGCCGTAGGCCCCGTGGGGTCCGCCGTGCATCTGCAGGACCATCGGGAATCCGCCCTGCCCGGCGGCGTAGCCGCGCGCCGGGAGCATCCAGCCTTCGACCTCGGTCCCGTCGGGACTCCGAAACGAGAGCCGCTCCGGGCTGGACATTCCGATCCCGGCGAGCAGGTCGCGATTCACCTCGCTGAGCCGCACCTCGTCGTCCATCTCGGCCCCCACCTCCGCGACCCAGACATCGCCGGGTTCCGTCGGCGCGGTGGCGCGGAACGCGACGCGCGAGAAGTCCCCCGAGAAGGAGAAGCTCCCGAGCCGGCGGTCCCCCCTCGTCACCTGCTCGACCGCCCCCCCTCCCTCGGCGACGCGGAAGAGGTGCGTGTTGCCGCGAATACCCGCGGAGAAATAGACGTGCCCGCCGTCGGCGCTCACGGTGGGACCGCCGGGGATGAGGTCCCACTCCGCGGTGAGGTTGCGGAGCCGCGTCCCGTTCGCCGCGTCGAACACGAAGAGGTCGTTGGGCGCCCCGCGGTCGCGGGCTTCGCGGATGATGATGTCGAGGCCTTCGTTGCCCCGGACGACGAGCCGCGCACCGTCGGCGGACCAGGCCGGGGAGGAGTAGTTGTATCCGTCGTCCGTGAGCCGGTTCACGTCGCCGTCGAGGTCGACGACCCAGAGATCCGACCGCTCGTACGAGTGCTCATCGCGCTGGTGGACATCCGCGGTGAACGCGAGCCGCCGGCCGTCGGGACTCCAGGCGAGCCCGGAGGCATCGAAGCCGAGTTCCGTGAGCTGCCGCGCTTCTCCCCCCTCGGCCGGCAGCAGGTACACTTCGCGGGGAGGCGTCGCGTTCGGATCGCGCGGGTCGGGGAGGTAGCCCCGCCGGTCGAAGCGGTAGTTCATCCAGTCGTACTCGCGCCCATCGAACCGCTCCACGGTGCGGCGCTCGAAGTCGGACTCCCAGACGGGCTCCGGCGGAGGCGGGGGCGGCGTCGGCCGCGTGAACGCGATCCAGCGGCCGTCCGGGCTGAAGACCGGAGAGCCCCGCAGCCCCTCGAGCCGGAACGCCTCGCCGGCCGGCCGGTCCATGCGGAGGAACCACGTGCTCCCGGCGCCCGATCCACCCGGGTCGGGCCGATTCGACGTGAAGACGAGGTAGCGGCCGTCGGGGCTCCAGCGGGGCGAGGAGGCGCTGAAGCTCGGGCTCGTCACCCGCGTCGCCTCCCCGGAACCGTCGGCGTCCACGAGCCGGATCTCGCTGTGGCGGCGGTTCTCTTCCTCGAGGACCGACGTCACGACGTAGGCGACGCGCGAGCCATCGGGCGAAAGGGCCGGGCTCCCCGCGTCCTTGAGCCGGTAGTAGTCCGCGAGTTCGAGGGGCCGCCCTTCCTGCGCGACGAGTCCGGGCGCCGCCAGGAGCACGGCGAAGGGGATCGAGAGGATCGGTCGGGAGTTGCGAACGCGCATGCGCATGGGGGCCTCCGAAACGGGCTTAGCGTCGTACTCGCCAGGCGAGCAGGAGATTGCCGGGCATCTGGCTGAACAGGTCGTATCCCGAGTTGACGAGGATGTAGCCGCGCGCCACGACGGGGCCGGGCCCGTCGATGGCGCCGCCCCGCCCCGGCACACCGTTCACGGTCTCGAACTCGCGGGCGGTGTCGACATCCCAGAGCACCGAGCCGTCCTCCGTGGAGAAGGCGCGCATGTGGCCGTCCAGGCTCCCGGCCAGCACCGCCCCTTCGATCGCGGTGGGGGCCGGGGAGAAGAAGGGCATGCAGCCGGCCCGGTCCTGGCACACGGACGGATCGGGGGGCGCGTGCCACAGGACTTCGCCGCCGGCGAGTTCCAGGGCGTAGACGCCGGGAGTGGGCGGATCGCCGGCGTTCATCTGCGTGGACTCCCCGGAGCGCGGGTCCGAGATGATGGCGAACGGGTTGTCGACGTTCGGCACGTAGGCCCGGCGGCCGTCGGACGCGAGACCCCAGTGGATGCCGCCGAGAGAGCTTCCCGTGCCGACGCGGCGCGCCCACACGAGTTCGCCGTCCGAGTCGGGGTCCAGCGCCCACACCATGCCGGACTTCTGCCCGGCGATGAGGAGCTGCGATCCGTCCTCGGCGGTGACGATGATCGGGGCCATGCCGAAGTCGTGATCCGGGCCCGTCGGCGCGGGGCAGTTCTGGAAGCGGGGCGAAAGGCAGGACATGTTCCAGGCGTCGTCTTGCCGACCCTGGAAGGTCCAGCGGGCCTCGCC contains these protein-coding regions:
- a CDS encoding S9 family peptidase, which codes for MRMRVRNSRPILSIPFAVLLAAPGLVAQEGRPLELADYYRLKDAGSPALSPDGSRVAYVVTSVLEEENRRHSEIRLVDADGSGEATRVTSPSFSASSPRWSPDGRYLVFTSNRPDPGGSGAGSTWFLRMDRPAGEAFRLEGLRGSPVFSPDGRWIAFTRPTPPPPPPEPVWESDFERRTVERFDGREYDWMNYRFDRRGYLPDPRDPNATPPREVYLLPAEGGEARQLTELGFDASGLAWSPDGRRLAFTADVHQRDEHSYERSDLWVVDLDGDVNRLTDDGYNYSSPAWSADGARLVVRGNEGLDIIIREARDRGAPNDLFVFDAANGTRLRNLTAEWDLIPGGPTVSADGGHVYFSAGIRGNTHLFRVAEGGGAVEQVTRGDRRLGSFSFSGDFSRVAFRATAPTEPGDVWVAEVGAEMDDEVRLSEVNRDLLAGIGMSSPERLSFRSPDGTEVEGWMLPARGYAAGQGGFPMVLQMHGGPHGAYGNTFSFDQQLLAAQGYMVLFTNPRASTGYGEDFRWGTWGGWGFNDYDDVMAGVDHAIERYEIDTARMGATGYSYGGFLTNWVITQTDRFAAAIAGASISNWVSDYAVADIPRTKESEFYGPPWEERGLEHLLRSSPIIHAKGVTTPTLFVHGESDHRVPIEEAEQMYVALRKQQVPAKFVRYPDSYHGGWTPWRMVHRMWVQLEWWEQWLRPSATSDQ